Proteins encoded together in one Ignavibacteriota bacterium window:
- a CDS encoding class I SAM-dependent methyltransferase, with amino-acid sequence MKQQSHYIPALKFHWLTPLFDPLMNIAMREITFKRQLIEQAAMQPTHRVLDLGCGTATLSILLKKVHPDIEVVGLDADRNVLSIAKSKIANAGLNVDLVEGTSDAIPYPVHYFDRVLSSLFFHHLIREEKIRALAEIFRVLKPGGELHVADWGKASNALFRIAFFPVQVLDGYQNTQDNVKGLLPQFFVQAGFTDVQEVNSYMTVFGTLSLYKAIKS; translated from the coding sequence TTGAAATTCCATTGGCTCACGCCGTTGTTTGATCCTTTGATGAATATTGCTATGCGTGAGATAACGTTCAAGCGCCAGCTTATAGAACAAGCTGCGATGCAGCCAACTCATCGCGTCCTTGACCTTGGATGCGGAACTGCCACCTTATCGATCCTTCTTAAGAAAGTTCATCCAGATATAGAGGTTGTTGGATTAGATGCGGATAGAAATGTTCTCAGCATTGCTAAGAGCAAAATTGCCAATGCTGGATTGAACGTCGATCTCGTGGAAGGAACAAGCGATGCTATCCCTTATCCAGTACATTACTTTGACCGTGTGCTTTCTAGTCTTTTCTTTCACCATCTGATTCGAGAAGAAAAAATTCGAGCATTGGCAGAGATATTTCGTGTTCTAAAACCTGGTGGAGAATTACATGTTGCTGACTGGGGAAAAGCATCAAATGCTCTTTTCCGAATCGCCTTCTTTCCTGTTCAAGTCCTTGATGGCTATCAAAATACGCAGGACAATGTGAAAGGTTTATTACCACAATTCTTTGTTCAAGCCGGGTTTACTGATGTTCAGGAAGTCAACAGTTATATGACAGTATTCGGAACACTTTCATTGTATAAAGCTATTAAATCATGA
- a CDS encoding cupredoxin domain-containing protein: MKTYSIFLITVTLFFIVTVANSQCGMMGGGSSHKHGQSQSSSHEEHKATVSSKGYTFINDDGIQEATIVIKNGYQPSTLVVKKNIPLKLNFDMQEETCTDTVVLKNVHIKQGLEPYELTSIEFTPSVSGSFTFSCPMNMIEGLLVVKE, from the coding sequence ATGAAAACATACTCCATATTCCTCATCACCGTTACTCTGTTCTTCATTGTTACGGTTGCAAATTCTCAATGCGGTATGATGGGCGGCGGAAGTTCACATAAACATGGACAAAGCCAATCTTCTTCGCACGAAGAACACAAAGCAACAGTTTCATCAAAAGGGTACACCTTCATCAATGATGATGGCATCCAAGAAGCAACCATCGTCATCAAAAATGGGTACCAACCAAGCACGCTTGTTGTGAAGAAAAACATTCCCTTGAAACTGAACTTCGATATGCAGGAAGAAACCTGCACAGACACGGTTGTGCTCAAGAACGTTCACATCAAGCAGGGACTTGAGCCGTACGAACTTACTTCTATAGAATTCACACCATCGGTGTCAGGTTCGTTTACGTTCAGTTGTCCAATGAATATGATCGAAGGATTGCTTGTAGTAAAAGAATAA
- a CDS encoding methyltransferase domain-containing protein, whose amino-acid sequence MNKIEEKKLWKALQYSFDYKPDLNKLLLATAAKTSTGYRFIGYLLCLVTFSKSRINFPLYKLLDIASKLRIQVFWTTYLKHRFSATSYWTTLPLLNIIKPNTGIVLDIGCGMGIFSYVISKRISENSIICQNLEFAGLYLAKKYFVPNANFICSDAGTEFPFSNEMLDVVFSCDAIQYVSNKEILCSEIARMLNKNGIAILAHNHNPLYRDYASQNFRGDFFHPKEIENILKKCDMRAELIDEHVMYDNLFSGVYITKNTEEQL is encoded by the coding sequence ATGAATAAAATTGAAGAGAAAAAACTTTGGAAAGCGCTGCAATATAGTTTCGACTACAAACCAGACTTGAATAAGTTACTTCTTGCAACAGCCGCAAAAACAAGTACCGGTTATAGATTCATTGGTTACTTATTATGCTTAGTTACTTTCTCGAAGTCGCGGATAAATTTCCCACTCTATAAGTTACTCGATATTGCTTCTAAATTGAGAATACAAGTATTTTGGACAACGTATCTAAAGCACCGTTTCAGTGCGACAAGTTACTGGACAACACTCCCATTGCTAAATATTATTAAACCTAACACGGGGATTGTCCTTGATATTGGTTGTGGGATGGGAATATTTTCGTATGTAATAAGTAAGCGCATCTCGGAAAATTCGATTATCTGTCAAAATCTGGAGTTCGCCGGATTGTATCTTGCAAAAAAATATTTCGTCCCTAATGCAAACTTCATCTGTTCAGATGCCGGTACTGAGTTTCCATTTTCAAATGAAATGCTTGACGTTGTTTTCAGTTGCGATGCAATTCAGTATGTCTCGAACAAAGAGATTTTATGTTCAGAAATTGCAAGAATGTTGAACAAGAACGGTATTGCAATTCTTGCCCATAATCATAATCCACTTTATCGGGATTATGCCTCTCAGAATTTTCGTGGTGATTTTTTCCATCCCAAGGAGATCGAAAACATATTAAAAAAATGTGATATGCGGGCAGAACTTATAGATGAGCATGTTATGTATGATAATTTATTTTCAGGTGTCTATATCACCAAAAATACAGAGGAACAATTATGA